A single genomic interval of Candidatus Omnitrophota bacterium harbors:
- a CDS encoding DUF2971 domain-containing protein: protein MIVCKYINSQGCLDILKNKRLKASDIRLFNDPFEFLPGVDRSPDMSKTFKHIQEDFLPRLNSGVKQVVTDFDGKFIINDFPTMFKRIVENLEPSLIKEIENGIERASKTTRVICFSDPNLVNEPDEILLWSHYADKHRGARVFFDTNDIKVKSTNLFVVEYSVDRMKIDLTDLGMLVSQSEEAYKNTFKTKNISWKYEHEVRWIINILECFQEGEDCYIPLLPNAIRRIDFGCRCENNGILSEIANKEIYNHLKLYEAKIHKSKFCFDYASIR, encoded by the coding sequence ATGATTGTATGTAAGTATATAAATAGCCAAGGATGTTTGGATATCCTTAAGAATAAAAGACTCAAGGCTTCGGATATTAGATTATTTAATGACCCTTTTGAGTTTTTACCGGGTGTTGATAGGAGTCCTGATATGAGTAAAACGTTTAAACATATACAGGAAGATTTCTTGCCCAGGTTAAATAGTGGCGTTAAACAGGTTGTGACAGATTTTGACGGAAAATTTATTATTAATGATTTTCCCACAATGTTCAAAAGAATAGTTGAGAATTTGGAACCTTCTCTTATAAAAGAAATCGAGAATGGCATTGAGCGCGCTTCAAAAACTACAAGAGTTATTTGTTTTAGTGATCCCAATCTTGTAAACGAACCAGATGAGATATTGCTTTGGTCTCATTATGCGGATAAACATCGTGGTGCAAGAGTATTCTTTGACACTAATGATATTAAGGTAAAGAGTACAAATCTATTTGTTGTTGAATACTCTGTCGATCGCATGAAAATTGACCTTACAGATCTCGGCATGCTCGTTTCTCAATCAGAAGAGGCTTACAAAAACACATTTAAGACTAAGAATATTAGCTGGAAATATGAACATGAGGTTAGATGGATTATCAATATTCTTGAATGTTTTCAGGAGGGTGAGGATTGCTATATTCCGTTATTACCTAATGCAATTAGAAGGATAGATTTTGGTTGTAGATGTGAAAATAATGGTATCCTTTCCGAGATTGCCAATAAAGAAATATATAATCATTTAAAATTATATGAAGCTAAGATTCACAAGTCTAAGTTTTGTTTTGATTATGCTTCTATTCGCTAG